Proteins found in one Triticum urartu cultivar G1812 chromosome 4, Tu2.1, whole genome shotgun sequence genomic segment:
- the LOC125550813 gene encoding DExH-box ATP-dependent RNA helicase DExH10: MEEVENTSKRKAPELDSEDSSAAAVMNGQQSLPGSAAKRQNLARSCIHEVAAPNGYDLSKDEAVHGTLSNPVFNGNMAKTYPFQLDPFQTVSVACLERNESVLVSAHTSAGKTAIAEYAIAMSFRDKQRVIYTSPLKALSNQKYRELSQEFSDVGLMTGDVTLQPNATCLVMTTEILRAMLYRGSEVIKEVGWVIFDEIHYMKDRERGVVWEESIVFLPPAIKMVFLSATMSNATEFAEWICNLHKQPCHVVYTDFRPTPLQHYVFPIGGSGLYLVVDENGQFREDNFLKLQDTFAKQPSQLDGKKNGGPKASGRIAKGGNASGTSDIYRIVKMIMERKFQPVIIFSFSRRECEHHAMSMSKLDFNTEEEKDSIEQVFRSAIFCLSEEDRGLPAIELMLPLLKRGIAVHHSGLLPIIKELVELLFQEGLVKALFATETFAMGLNMPAKTVVFTSVKKWDGDSNRFIGSGEYIQMSGRAGRRGKDERGICVIMIDEKMEMSVIKDMVLGKPAPLISTFRLSYYTILNLLSRAEGQFTAEHVIRNSFHQFQYEKALPEVVQKITRLENEASLLGSSGENDLAEYHKLGLDISELEKKIMSEMIRPERALLYLVPGRLVKVRDGSTDWGWGVVVNVVKKPSTSSSLPPALSASRNNNYIVDTLLHCSSSSSESGLHSKPCPPRPGEKGEMHVVPVPLPLVCGLSSIRISIPSDLRPPEARQNILFAVQELGKRYPQGLPKLHPITDMGIEEPELVDLVHKLEDLEQKLCSHPLHKSDQSEQQLSWYQRKAELNHEIQQLKSKMRDSQLQKFRDELKNRSRVLKMLGHIDADGVLQLKGRAACLIDTGDELLITELMFNGTFNDLDHHQVASVVSCFVPCEKSSEQIRLRNELSKPMMQLQEAARKIAEVQRECKLDINVEEYVESTCKPYLMDVIYCWSKGATFGEVTEMTDIFEGSIIRLVRRLDEFLNQLKAAAEAVGEVNLENKFGSASESLRRGIMFANSLYL, translated from the exons ATGGAAGAGGTGGAAAATACCAGCAAGCGCAAAGCACCCGAGCTGGATTCCGAGGACAGTTCCGCTGCCGCTGTTATGAATGGACAGCAGTCGCTGCCTGGCTCGGCTGCCAAGCGTCAGAACCTCGCCCGGTCGTGCATCCATGAGGTTGCTGCCCCCAATGGCTACGATTTGTCTAAGGACGAGGCCGTACATGGGACCCTTTCAAACCCTGTGTTTAATGGGAACATGGCCAAGACATACCCGTTTCAGCTCGACCCCTTCCAGACTGTCTCGGTCGCCTGCTTGGAGAGGAACGAATCTGTCTTGGTCTCAGCTCACACCTCTGCGGGGAAGACAGCCATTGCTGAGTACGCCATTGCAATGTCGTTTAGAGACAAGCAGAGGGTTATATATACCTCTCCACTGAAGGCTCTGAGCAATCAGAAGTACCGTGAGCTTAGTCAGGAGTTTTCTGATGTTGGTTTGATGACTGGTGATGTCACGCTTCAGCCAAATGCTACTTGCCTGGTCATGACGACGGAAATCCTGAGGGCAATGCTCTATAGGGGTTCTGAGGTGATCAAGGAAGTTGGTTGGGTTATATTTGATGAGATCCACTACATGAAGGACCGGGAGAGAGGCGTTGTGTGGGAAGAGAGTATAGTTTTCCTTCCACCTGCCATCAAGATGGTCTTTCTTTCTGCTACCATGTCGAATGCAACTGAGTTTGCTGAGTGGATATGCAATCTGCACAAGCAGCCTTGTCATGTGGTGTACACAGACTTCAGGCCGACACCGTTACAGCACTACGTGTTCCCAATAGGTGGGTCTGGTCTCTACCTCGTAGTAGATGAAAATGGTCAGTTCAGGGAGGATAATTTTCTGAAGCTGCAAGACACATTTGCGAAGCAACCTAGTCAACTAGATGGGAAGAAGAATGGTGGGCCTAAAGCCAGTGGTCGAATTGCAAAAGGCGGGAATGCTTCTGGAACTTCTGACATATACAGAATTGTCAAG ATGATTATGGAGCGCAAGTTTCAACCAGTCATTATTTTCAGCTTTAGTAGAAGGGAATGTGAGCACCATGCGATGTCGATGTCAAAACTTGATTTCAACACTGAAGAAGAAAAGGATAGCATTGAACAGGTTTTCCGTAGTGCTATTTTCTGTTTAAGCGAGGAAGATAGAGGTTTACCTGCTATAGAGTTGATGTTGCCTCTTCTTAAACGAGGTATTGCAGTACACCATTCTGGACTGCTTCCAATAATTAAGGAGCTGGTGGAATTGCTCTTCCAAGAAGGTCTTGTGAAAGCTCTCTTTGCTACTGAGACG TTTGCCATGGGACTGAACATGCCTGCAAAAACAGTTGTCTTTACATCTGTCAAAAAATGGGATGGTGATAGTAACCGTTTTATTGGTTCTGGAGAATATATACAG ATGAGTGGAAGAGCCGGTCGGCGTGGGAAGGATGAACGTGGCATTTGTGTTATAATGATAGATGAAAAG ATGGAAATGAGTGTTATCAAGGACATGGTGTTAGGTAAACCAGCACCTCTCATCAGTACTTTCCGACTGAGCTACTACACCATTCTGAATTTGCTGAGTCGCGCGGAGGGCCAATTTACTGCTGAACATGTGATCCGGAATTCATTCCACCAGTTTCAGTATGAAAAG GCATTACCTGAAGTGGTTCAGAAGATTACAAGGTTGGAAAATGAAGCTAGCTTGCTGGGCTCTTCGGGAGAG AATGATCTTGCTGAATATCACAAATTGGGGCTTGATATATCTGAACTTGAGAAGAAAATCATGTCTGAGATGATTAGACCAGAGAGAGCTTTGTTATATTTGGTTCCTGGAAGGCTG GTTAAGGTGAGGGATGGTTCAACAGACTGGGGATGGGGTGTGGTTGTAAATGTTGTAAAGAAACCTTCAACATCTAGTAGTCTCCCCCCTGCATTAAGTGCATCCCGCAATAATAACTATATAGTGGATACCTTGCTTCATTGTTCTTCTAGTTCGAGTGAGAGCGGATTGCATTCGAAGCCATGCCCACCTCGCCCTGGGGAGAAGGGAGAAATGCATGTG GTGCCTGTACCATTACCTTTAGTATGTGGTCTAAGCAGCATTAGAATCAGCATTCCATCTGATCTGCGACCACCTGAAGCAAGACAAAACATACTTTTTGCAGTTCAAGAACTAGGAAAGCGTTACCCCCAAGGGCTTCCAAAGCTACATCCAATTACG GACATGGGTATTGAAGAACCTGAATTAGTTGACCTGGTTCATAAACTTGAGGATCTTGAGCAGAAACTATGTTCTCACCCACTTCATAAG TCTGATCAAAGTGAGCAGCAACTGTCATGGTACCAAAGAAAAGCTGAACTGAATCATGAAATTCAGCAACTAAAGTCAAAGATGCGGGATTCACAG CTACAAAAATTTAGGGATGAACTGAAAAACCGGTCTCGTGTTCTGAAGATGCTGGGTCATATTGATGCGGATGGTGTTCTCCAGTTAAAGGGGCGTGCTGCCTGTTTGATAGACACTGGGGATGAGCTGCTTATCACTGAGCTTATGTTTAATG GTACATTTAAtgatcttgatcatcatcaagtTGCTTCCGTTGTTAGCTGCTTTGTTCCGTGTGAGAAGTCAAGTGAGCAAATACGCCTGAGAAATGAGCTTTCTAAACCAATGATGCAGCTCCAGGAGGCTGCAAGAAAAATAGCTGAG GTACAACGGGAATGCAAATTGGACATCAATGTTGAGGAATATGTTGAATCAACTTGTAAACCCTACCTGATGGACGTCATATACTGCTGGTCAAAG GGCGCCACATTCGGAGAGGTGACAGAAATGACTGACATTTTTGAAGGAAGCATCATACGGCTAGTTAGGAGGCTGGATGAATTTCTGAATCAG